The following proteins come from a genomic window of Rutidosis leptorrhynchoides isolate AG116_Rl617_1_P2 chromosome 10, CSIRO_AGI_Rlap_v1, whole genome shotgun sequence:
- the LOC139872478 gene encoding uncharacterized protein, whose amino-acid sequence MSKKMKGVAFDSSSYEDVRARFKHQTLVQDYLELQQETEAARNKLEAMKQKKQLLEAEVRFLRRRHKYLLKTRLSAPQEVKSQNVETTQFKKSNKEKANSKKAATLRLLPPVPNGKQRGKMSTEKKNMVPIRPPSVFNFHGVDLNQRINGNNLPPVTEFNPKESGFSAKEAVVQARAPKFDLNQISMEEEEEEVQGSYEDQMKEPHNDLKLSICRNLGDGSTNRAGKRKISWQDPVALSV is encoded by the exons ATGAGTAAGAAGATGAAAGGGGTTGCTTTTGATTCATCTTCTTATGAAGATGTTAGGGCTAGATTCAAACATCAAACCCTTGTCCAAGATTACCTGGAGTTGCAACAA GAAACAGAGGCTGCAAGAAACAAATTGGAAGCCATGAAGCAAAAGAAACAGCTTTTAGAAGCTGAAGTTAG ATTCTTGAGGCGTAGACACAAATATCTACTGAAAACTAGATTATCAGCACCACAAGAAGTGAAATCACAAAATGTAGAAACAACCCAATTCAAGAAAAGCAATAAAGAGAAGGCGAACTCGAAAAAGGCGGCAACTTTGCGCCTTTTACCCCCTGTCCCTAATGGAAAACAAAGGGGGAAAATGTCTACTGAGAAGAAAAACATGGTCCCAATTAGACCACCTTCCGTGTTTAACTTCCATGGTGTCGATCTAAACCAGAGGATTAATGGAAACAATTTGCCTCCGGTGACTGAATTTAACCCGAAAGAAAGTGGTTTTAGCGCTAAAGAAGCTGTGGTGCAAGCTCGAGCTCCTAAATTTGACTTGAACCAGATTTCG atggaagaagaagaagaagaagttcagGGGAGTTACGAGGATCAAATGAAAGAACCGCACAATGATTTAAAGCTATCGATTTGTAGAAATTTAGGTGATGGTTCGACAAATCGAGCAGGGAAGAGGAAGATCTCTTGGCAAGATCCCGTGGCTTTAAGCGTATGA